In bacterium, the following are encoded in one genomic region:
- the secD gene encoding protein translocase subunit SecD, which produces MKLGNPVRLTGVVLIALAAFFIAFQPIRLNGAVPMLQPPAPHLNLGLDLQGGSHIVLQAEPTAQTPVGNDAMDGVLRIIRNRVDQLGVAEPAITRQGSNRILVELPGIQNPQRAIDLIGKTALLEFVDTATVSLPQGTEWQGTDTAVLPDRTTQHVPKKVILTGADLSDAQVQFDQYGRAEVGFTFKSTAAKTFENYTTKNVGRYLTIVLDNRVISSPVIQSPIPGGKGVIQGGFTLESARDLAVLLRGGALPLPVHVVENRTVGPLLGRDSIDRSLHAGYVAIVMVALFMVLYYRLSGFLADLALGVYTLILFALLTLLGATITLPGIAGFILSLGVAVDANVIIFEKVKEELRGHKTLRAAVATGWSRAVVTIFDSNTTTLIGAAVLLWLGTGPVRGFAVTLILGILTSIFTAIVVTRVFVDVVLETSLARYIQALAWTGRPRDVPAAAPVGGPAGGGEA; this is translated from the coding sequence GTGAAGCTTGGCAATCCGGTCCGGCTGACGGGCGTCGTGCTGATCGCCCTCGCCGCGTTTTTCATCGCGTTTCAGCCGATCCGGCTCAACGGCGCAGTGCCGATGCTGCAGCCGCCGGCCCCGCATCTCAACCTGGGGCTCGACCTGCAGGGCGGCAGCCATATCGTGTTGCAGGCCGAGCCGACGGCGCAGACGCCGGTCGGCAACGACGCGATGGACGGCGTCCTGCGGATCATCCGGAATCGGGTCGATCAGCTCGGCGTCGCGGAACCGGCGATCACGCGTCAGGGGTCGAATCGCATCCTGGTCGAGCTGCCGGGGATCCAGAACCCTCAGCGCGCCATCGACCTCATCGGCAAGACGGCCCTGCTCGAGTTCGTCGACACCGCGACCGTCTCGCTGCCGCAGGGCACGGAGTGGCAGGGGACGGACACCGCCGTGCTCCCCGATCGGACGACCCAGCACGTACCGAAGAAGGTGATCCTCACCGGCGCGGATCTGAGCGACGCACAGGTCCAGTTCGATCAGTACGGCCGCGCGGAGGTCGGGTTTACGTTCAAGAGCACCGCGGCCAAGACGTTCGAGAACTACACGACGAAGAACGTCGGCAGGTATCTCACGATCGTGCTCGACAACCGCGTCATCAGCTCCCCCGTGATCCAGTCGCCGATCCCGGGCGGCAAAGGCGTGATCCAGGGCGGGTTCACGCTCGAATCGGCGCGGGACCTCGCGGTTCTGCTCCGCGGCGGCGCGCTGCCGCTGCCCGTGCACGTCGTCGAGAACCGCACCGTGGGGCCGCTGCTGGGCCGTGACTCGATCGACCGCAGCCTGCACGCCGGGTACGTGGCGATCGTCATGGTGGCGCTGTTCATGGTTCTGTACTACCGTCTGTCCGGGTTCCTGGCGGACCTCGCCCTCGGCGTGTACACGCTGATTCTCTTCGCGCTCCTCACACTGCTCGGCGCGACCATCACGCTGCCGGGCATCGCGGGCTTCATTCTCTCGCTCGGCGTCGCGGTGGACGCGAACGTCATCATCTTCGAGAAGGTGAAGGAAGAGCTGCGCGGGCACAAGACGCTGCGCGCCGCGGTCGCGACCGGCTGGAGCCGGGCGGTGGTCACGATCTTCGACTCGAACACGACGACGCTGATCGGGGCGGCGGTCCTCCTGTGGCTCGGGACGGGCCCGGTGCGGGGATTCGCCGTGACGCTCATCCTCGGCATTCTGACGAGCATCTTCACCGCGATCGTCGTGACCCGGGTGTTCGTCGACGTGGTGCTCGAGACGAGCCTCGCGCGCTACATTCAAGCGCTGGCCTGGACCGGGCGGCCCCGGGACGTCCCCGCGGCCGCTCCCGTCGGCGGGCCGGCGGGCGGCGGGGAAGCGTAG
- a CDS encoding PaaX family transcriptional regulator C-terminal domain-containing protein codes for MRARSMLFTLFGDYVRHYGGTIWIGSLITLMAELGFHASAVRAAVSRMTRQGWLVAIRAGRASYYALTPRGDARIEEAARRIFKLRPERWDGLWRIVVVPAPGEGAGRRDRAALRRELGWMGLVPLARGVYVTPNNLLDQVPALAERYGLRAAGETFEARLTGPAAPAAFAARHWDLPVIDAAYAGFVAEWRPRLLDWRAAAARSGGALVIPAGAAFREKTHLVHAFRKFLFVDPGLPAEVLPERWTGVEARGVFSAAYHLLAEPALAFFEAQYRPAPAHEGDVPEGRRAARRDPFRPDAREADLPHLANGPARSPSG; via the coding sequence GTGCGCGCGCGGTCGATGCTCTTCACGCTCTTCGGCGACTACGTCCGCCACTACGGCGGCACGATCTGGATCGGCAGCCTGATCACCCTGATGGCCGAGTTGGGGTTCCACGCCTCCGCCGTTCGCGCGGCGGTGTCGCGCATGACCCGGCAGGGCTGGCTCGTCGCGATCCGCGCCGGCCGCGCGAGCTACTACGCCCTCACGCCCCGCGGCGACGCGCGGATCGAAGAAGCGGCGCGGCGGATTTTCAAGTTGCGCCCGGAGCGCTGGGACGGCCTGTGGCGGATTGTCGTCGTGCCCGCCCCCGGCGAGGGGGCAGGCCGGCGGGACCGCGCGGCGCTGCGGCGCGAACTGGGGTGGATGGGTCTCGTCCCGCTCGCGCGCGGCGTCTACGTCACGCCGAACAACCTCCTCGATCAGGTCCCGGCGCTGGCCGAACGTTACGGCCTCCGCGCGGCCGGCGAGACGTTCGAGGCCCGGCTGACCGGCCCCGCGGCACCGGCCGCGTTCGCCGCGCGTCACTGGGACCTGCCGGTCATCGACGCCGCCTACGCCGGGTTCGTGGCCGAGTGGCGTCCGCGCCTCCTCGACTGGCGCGCCGCGGCCGCGCGATCGGGCGGCGCGCTCGTGATCCCGGCGGGCGCGGCCTTTCGGGAGAAGACGCACCTCGTGCACGCATTCCGAAAGTTCCTCTTCGTCGACCCCGGCCTGCCGGCGGAGGTACTCCCCGAGCGCTGGACCGGCGTCGAAGCGCGCGGCGTCTTCTCCGCGGCGTACCATCTGCTGGCGGAGCCGGCGCTCGCCTTTTTCGAGGCCCAGTACCGGCCCGCGCCGGCCCACGAAGGGGACGTGCCGGAGGGCCGCCGCGCCGCCCGCCGCGATCCCTTCCGGCCCGATGCGCGCGAGGCCGATCTGCCTCACCTCGCGAACGGTCCGGCGCGATCTCCGTCCGGCTGA
- a CDS encoding thiolase family protein — MRDAVILDAVRSPIGRYGGALRDVRPDDLAARLIQAVVQRNDLDPAAIEDVVMGCTNQAGEDNRNVARMAVLLAGLPETVPGQTVNRLCGSGMQAVHAAAHAIAVGAGDVYLAGGVESMTRAPFVMAKAAHAFPRGTQLLQDTTIGWRFPNPRLEERFPLYSMGETAENVAERYGISREEQDTFAVESQQRAVDAQRDGRFAEEIVPITVTPPRGGPMVVESDEHPRPGTTLEALASLRPAFRTGGTVTAGNSSGINDGAACLLLASAEWAEQQGRRPLARIGAGAVAAVDPSYMGIGPVPATRKALLRAGRTLEEIDLIELNEAFASQVLACVRDLDIDRSRLNPNGGAIALGHPIGASGARILVTLVREMVRRHARWGLATMCIGVGQGIATVVEGLA, encoded by the coding sequence ATGCGGGATGCGGTGATTCTGGACGCGGTCCGAAGCCCGATCGGGCGCTACGGGGGCGCGCTACGCGACGTGCGGCCGGACGACCTCGCCGCCCGCCTGATCCAGGCCGTCGTGCAGCGCAACGATCTCGATCCCGCGGCGATCGAGGACGTGGTCATGGGCTGCACCAATCAGGCGGGCGAGGACAACCGGAACGTCGCGCGCATGGCGGTCCTGCTGGCCGGGCTGCCGGAGACGGTGCCGGGACAGACCGTCAACAGGCTCTGCGGGTCCGGGATGCAGGCCGTGCACGCCGCCGCGCACGCGATCGCCGTCGGCGCCGGCGACGTCTACCTCGCCGGCGGCGTCGAAAGCATGACGCGGGCGCCGTTCGTCATGGCGAAGGCGGCCCACGCGTTCCCCCGGGGGACGCAGCTCTTGCAAGACACGACGATCGGCTGGCGGTTTCCCAATCCGCGGCTCGAAGAGCGGTTCCCGCTCTACAGCATGGGGGAGACCGCCGAGAACGTCGCGGAGCGGTACGGCATCTCGCGCGAGGAGCAGGATACGTTCGCCGTGGAGAGCCAGCAGCGGGCCGTGGACGCGCAGCGGGACGGCCGGTTTGCGGAGGAAATCGTGCCGATCACCGTGACCCCGCCGCGCGGCGGGCCGATGGTCGTCGAGAGCGACGAACATCCGCGTCCGGGCACGACGCTCGAGGCGCTGGCGTCGCTGCGGCCCGCGTTCCGGACCGGCGGCACGGTCACCGCCGGCAATTCCTCCGGCATCAACGACGGCGCCGCCTGTCTGCTCCTCGCGTCCGCCGAGTGGGCGGAGCAGCAGGGGCGGCGGCCGCTCGCACGAATCGGGGCCGGGGCCGTCGCCGCGGTCGATCCATCGTACATGGGCATCGGTCCGGTGCCGGCGACGCGCAAGGCGCTGCTGCGCGCGGGCCGGACGCTCGAGGAGATCGACCTCATCGAGCTCAACGAGGCGTTCGCCTCCCAGGTCCTGGCCTGCGTGCGGGATCTCGACATTGACCGCTCGCGCCTCAACCCGAACGGCGGCGCGATCGCCCTCGGTCACCCGATCGGAGCCAGCGGGGCGCGGATTCTTGTCACCCTGGTCCGCGAGATGGTGCGCCGGCACGCCCGTTGGGGACTCGCCACGATGTGCATCGGCGTCGGGCAGGGGATCGCGACCGTGGTCGAAGGACTCGCGTAG
- a CDS encoding enoyl-CoA hydratase-related protein, with amino-acid sequence MYETVLTDDRNGVRVITLNRPDVLNAFDARLGEELLDALAAADAAAEVRCLVVTGAGRAFCSGADLRGHTPGETSLGALLRSRYNRIITRLRTIEKPVIAAVNGVAAGAGCNLALAADLRVASERAGFIEVFTRVGLIPDSGGTWLLPRLVGLGRALELMFFAEPVDAAAAERIGLVNRVVPHDELMPRTLEWAQRLAQGPTRAYGLIKRGVDRALALDLRGALEYEAYLQEIAGRSEDHREGVAAFLAKRAPSYAGR; translated from the coding sequence GTGTATGAAACCGTGCTGACCGACGATCGGAATGGCGTGCGCGTCATCACGCTCAACCGGCCCGACGTCCTCAACGCCTTCGACGCCCGGCTGGGGGAGGAGCTGCTCGACGCCCTGGCCGCCGCCGACGCGGCGGCCGAGGTCCGCTGCCTGGTGGTGACCGGCGCCGGACGGGCGTTCTGCTCGGGGGCCGATCTGCGCGGCCACACGCCGGGCGAGACGTCGCTCGGCGCGCTGCTGCGCTCCCGCTACAACCGCATCATCACGCGCCTCAGAACGATCGAGAAGCCGGTGATCGCCGCGGTGAACGGGGTCGCGGCCGGCGCGGGCTGCAACCTGGCGCTCGCCGCCGATCTGCGGGTGGCGTCGGAGCGCGCCGGCTTCATCGAGGTGTTCACGCGCGTCGGGCTGATCCCCGATTCGGGCGGGACGTGGCTGTTGCCGCGCCTCGTCGGACTGGGGCGCGCCCTCGAGCTGATGTTTTTCGCGGAACCGGTGGACGCGGCGGCCGCCGAGCGCATCGGCCTCGTGAACCGGGTCGTCCCGCACGACGAGCTGATGCCGCGGACGCTCGAGTGGGCGCAGCGGCTCGCCCAAGGCCCGACGCGCGCCTACGGGCTGATCAAACGCGGCGTGGATCGCGCGCTGGCCCTGGATCTGCGGGGCGCGCTCGAGTACGAAGCGTATCTGCAAGAGATCGCCGGCCGGTCCGAGGACCACCGCGAAGGCGTCGCGGCGTTTCTGGCGAAGCGCGCTCCGTCCTATGCCGGGCGCTAG